The Gossypium arboreum isolate Shixiya-1 chromosome 2, ASM2569848v2, whole genome shotgun sequence region ctaaaaagatgaaaaagaaatgatACCGTTGTTATTACAGTAACTAAAAAGACATAATTCGAGTGTATTTAAGGGCGTTTTTTCTTACCCGTTGGATTCTCTCGATGTCTTTTAGATTGTTCTGCACGAACAAATTGTTGATGTTGTTGTGGAGCGACAAGTAGTTGTTGTTGTTGCCGTTCACGGCGTTTAGAAGCAGGAACCCAAGTACTTTTAACATGTGTTTGACAATCAAAACCTCGACTTTTACAACATGTTCTACACCTCATATGAGGACAATCTTTTTTAGCTTGGTTACCACAATCTTGGCAACTTATACCACTAGTattaccaccaccaccaccaccgtcGTTACCACCGCCGCTTGTCATCATCATGAAATTTGATGATCCTCTACTAGGACCACCAACACCTAACCCAGACATGTAAatatgttgttgttgttgttcttGTTGTTGTTGTTGCCATAGTTCAAAACCCTTGTAAGGAATATCTTCATTTCTACACCAAAACCAGTTTTCAGTTTGATCAGTTGGTGGTGAACTGTTGTCTTGTTGATCTTGTCCTCTTAAAAAAAACCCTGCCATTGTTGTTGTCGTCGTTGTTGTTGTTTCACCTCTATACAATCCATAT contains the following coding sequences:
- the LOC108486390 gene encoding protein SHI RELATED SEQUENCE 1, with the translated sequence MAGFFLRGQDQQDNSSPPTDQTENWFWCRNEDIPYKGFELWQQQQQEQQQQHIYMSGLGVGGPSRGSSNFMMMTSGGGNDGGGGGGNTSGISCQDCGNQAKKDCPHMRCRTCCKSRGFDCQTHVKSTWVPASKRRERQQQQLLVAPQQHQQFVRAEQSKRHRENPTGLELGNFPAELSSEAVFRCVRVSNVEDADDQYAYQTAVNIGGHVFKGILYNQGPETNYDMAAAVTTTTAGGVATTAATTASGGASPSSTTPFIDPSSLYPTLNTNFMAGTQFFPNPRP